A genome region from Paradevosia shaoguanensis includes the following:
- a CDS encoding extracellular solute-binding protein — protein sequence MKRRELLFAGAAAAGATLLPRIAFAEANRIDVYTSSDANITDFWANSIIPGFQKANPGLTVNWVDAGDSSGLLAIAERAMAAMQTKKDPQSDFYESFDAHLPIGGIEAGLWTDFTKANLSNYSKVNPLAIQTPFGLPYRGSQVLLAYDTTKLPAEKAPKTWDELVTWIKANPGQFVYNRPDKGGSGGNFVRRAIHQVNGKDPSKFTTTNFTAEFGEQTLTPAWALLNELAPSLYEGGAYTSGNTQSIQLLSQSVVTMVPVWSDQILQAIDQGVLPDTTGLVQLTDLALCGDFSRATIPTNAANHDAALKLADYLLTEEVQSAILTELGGFPGVSWDYVSEDLRKKFADIVPKTIPTFPGGDWEKAINDGWYRNVAPNIDRNA from the coding sequence ATGAAACGCCGCGAACTGCTTTTTGCAGGTGCTGCTGCCGCCGGCGCGACCTTGCTGCCGCGCATCGCCTTCGCCGAGGCCAATCGGATCGACGTCTACACGAGCTCGGATGCCAACATCACCGACTTCTGGGCCAATTCGATCATCCCCGGCTTCCAGAAGGCCAATCCCGGCCTGACCGTAAACTGGGTCGACGCTGGTGACAGCTCGGGCCTGCTGGCAATCGCCGAGCGCGCCATGGCCGCCATGCAGACCAAGAAGGACCCGCAGTCCGATTTCTATGAATCGTTCGACGCCCACCTTCCGATCGGCGGCATCGAAGCCGGTCTGTGGACCGATTTCACCAAGGCGAACCTGTCGAACTATTCGAAGGTGAACCCGCTCGCCATCCAGACCCCGTTCGGCCTGCCCTATCGCGGTTCGCAGGTGCTGCTGGCCTATGACACCACCAAGCTGCCGGCCGAAAAGGCGCCGAAGACCTGGGACGAACTCGTCACCTGGATCAAGGCCAATCCCGGCCAGTTCGTCTATAACCGTCCCGACAAGGGTGGTTCGGGTGGCAACTTCGTGCGCCGCGCTATCCACCAGGTGAACGGCAAGGATCCGTCCAAGTTCACCACCACGAACTTCACCGCCGAATTCGGCGAACAGACCCTGACCCCGGCCTGGGCCCTGCTCAACGAACTGGCTCCCTCGCTCTATGAGGGCGGCGCCTATACCTCGGGCAATACGCAGTCGATCCAGCTGCTGTCGCAGAGCGTGGTCACCATGGTTCCGGTCTGGTCCGACCAGATCCTCCAGGCCATCGACCAGGGCGTGCTGCCGGACACCACCGGTCTCGTCCAGCTCACCGACCTCGCCCTTTGCGGCGACTTCTCGCGTGCGACTATCCCGACCAACGCCGCCAACCACGACGCCGCGCTCAAGCTCGCCGACTACCTGCTCACCGAAGAAGTGCAGTCTGCGATCCTGACCGAACTCGGCGGCTTCCCGGGTGTTTCCTGGGATTACGTCTCGGAAGACCTGCGCAAGAAGTTCGCCGATATCGTTCCCAAGACCATCCCGACCTTCCCGGGCGGCGATTGGGAAAAGGCCATCAATGATGGCTGGTATCGCAACGTTGCTCCCAATATCGATCGCAACGCGTGA
- a CDS encoding LacI family DNA-binding transcriptional regulator, whose translation MSDDSADTERTREHPGSSTALDVAKAAKVSRIMVSRAFNPEASVRPDKRQHILDVAASLGYHPDMAARAMVTRRSNLVAVVVSTLANPWEAQEIDALTAVLQEDGLAVMVFRMEHKSRLQFNFAHIRAYRPAAVIAYMDDLKPHQLRRAFGNSPAIYPVYGAHAPTDHDEHMVDRLHVEQHEGIANAVRLLAGTGRKRLLYVRGEGAASDLDRVDALEEALAEHSIVFEAAIDGNFDYATTRAAVINYWRREGQPDAIFAANDTSAFGAIDALRYDLGVSVPQQCAVVGFDNIREAAWQAYNLTTIGVDLRERVQALRRMVAARVSEPRARSMVETIRARLVVRGTA comes from the coding sequence TTGAGCGACGACAGCGCCGATACCGAACGCACGCGCGAGCACCCGGGGAGTTCCACCGCGCTCGACGTGGCGAAGGCCGCAAAGGTCTCGCGGATCATGGTTTCCCGAGCCTTCAACCCTGAGGCTTCGGTCAGGCCCGACAAGCGGCAGCACATTCTCGATGTGGCGGCGAGCCTGGGCTATCACCCGGATATGGCCGCCCGCGCCATGGTCACCCGCCGCTCAAACCTCGTGGCGGTGGTGGTCAGCACGTTGGCCAATCCGTGGGAAGCGCAGGAAATCGACGCGCTAACCGCTGTGCTGCAGGAGGATGGGCTGGCCGTGATGGTGTTCCGGATGGAGCACAAAAGCCGGCTGCAATTCAATTTCGCCCATATCCGCGCCTATCGACCTGCCGCCGTCATCGCCTACATGGACGATCTCAAGCCACACCAGCTGCGCCGTGCCTTCGGCAATTCCCCGGCCATCTACCCGGTCTATGGCGCCCATGCACCCACGGACCACGACGAGCACATGGTCGACCGCCTCCATGTCGAGCAGCATGAGGGAATCGCCAACGCCGTCCGGCTGCTTGCCGGCACCGGCCGCAAGCGGCTGCTGTACGTGCGCGGGGAGGGGGCGGCTTCCGATCTTGACCGGGTCGACGCACTCGAAGAGGCATTGGCCGAGCACAGCATCGTCTTCGAAGCCGCCATCGACGGCAATTTCGACTACGCCACGACTCGCGCCGCCGTCATCAACTACTGGCGCCGCGAGGGCCAGCCCGACGCCATCTTCGCAGCCAATGACACCAGCGCGTTCGGCGCCATCGATGCGCTGCGCTACGACCTCGGCGTCTCGGTGCCGCAGCAATGCGCCGTGGTTGGATTCGATAACATCCGCGAGGCTGCCTGGCAGGCCTATAACCTCACCACGATCGGCGTCGATCTGCGTGAGCGTGTCCAGGCGCTCCGCCGCATGGTGGCTGCACGGGTCAGCGAGCCGCGGGCGCGCTCGATGGTCGAAACCATCCGCGCACGACTGGTGGTGCGCGGCACGGCCTAG